In Janibacter cremeus, a genomic segment contains:
- a CDS encoding glycosyltransferase has product MSTPIGSIIIAAHDEEAVIARALRHLCDIAQEGLVDVIVVCNGCRDRTAQVAREFSRVRVRELPQASKTAALREGDRIAVPGPRVYLDADVEMTGRAAVATLRALTDGALAGRPPRRFETARAHWSVRRWYAVRERLPSISGTLWGSGCYGLSVEGRARFAEFPEVIADDLFIDSLFTMDEVTIIATDAVVVHTPLRPADLLMILRRRYRTQEGQWVEAGPGPLSPGQRRQLRDLRALIRREPARIGDVVVYSAMIVLARLRARFGPSPRWERDTSSRELSE; this is encoded by the coding sequence GTGAGCACCCCGATCGGCAGCATCATCATCGCCGCCCATGACGAGGAGGCCGTCATCGCACGCGCATTGCGACACCTCTGCGACATCGCCCAGGAAGGACTGGTCGATGTCATCGTGGTCTGCAACGGCTGTCGCGACCGGACAGCGCAGGTGGCCCGGGAGTTCTCCCGGGTCCGGGTTCGCGAGTTGCCTCAAGCGTCGAAGACCGCGGCCCTGCGGGAAGGGGACCGGATTGCTGTCCCCGGCCCCCGGGTCTATCTCGATGCCGACGTCGAGATGACCGGCCGGGCCGCCGTGGCGACCCTGCGTGCTCTCACCGATGGCGCGCTCGCCGGCCGGCCGCCCCGCCGGTTCGAGACTGCACGCGCACACTGGTCGGTCCGTCGCTGGTATGCCGTCCGGGAGAGGCTGCCGTCCATCTCCGGGACACTGTGGGGTTCCGGCTGCTATGGGCTCTCCGTGGAGGGCCGGGCACGGTTCGCGGAGTTTCCCGAGGTCATCGCTGACGACCTCTTCATCGACTCACTCTTCACGATGGACGAGGTGACGATCATCGCGACCGACGCGGTGGTCGTGCACACCCCCCTCCGGCCCGCAGACCTGTTGATGATCCTGCGACGCAGATACAGGACGCAAGAGGGGCAATGGGTCGAGGCGGGGCCGGGGCCGCTGTCCCCCGGGCAGCGCCGTCAGCTGCGTGATCTTCGGGCACTCATCCGACGCGAGCCGGCCCGCATCGGTGATGTCGTCGTGTACTCCGCGATGATCGTCTTGGCGCGCCTGCGAGCACGATTCGGTCCATCACCACGGTGGGAGCGAGACACGAGTTCTCGTGAACTGTCGGAATGA
- a CDS encoding ATP-grasp fold amidoligase family protein has product MVFKQAFQRLPPVARRDAVIEALLVERGQASFFYKLREAKRVRQLQSPQDAPAPVWELNNKASGYDFAHSHGVPIPRVYGQYADTADIDWTAAPAEFVIKMTQGTAAQAVWPLVRERDGYRDLLNGAPDVISPDDLALRIDALHHDEDATILMEELLPAPGNSTLRVPPDYKLLCFHGVVGLITVIGRTQRSGKRLGSRHFATDGTDLGNAVVDTLTNTRLPPPVHLKELIAAGETLSAAIHSPFVRVDMYDTAKGIFFGEITPDPGGNHVMREDVDRYLGSLWESAQHQLEQQAISVDIRKPVYGHHERRFPVVPLRAVP; this is encoded by the coding sequence ATGGTCTTCAAGCAGGCATTCCAACGGCTGCCGCCCGTGGCCCGACGGGATGCCGTCATCGAGGCACTGCTGGTGGAGCGGGGTCAGGCGTCGTTCTTCTACAAGTTGCGCGAAGCCAAGCGGGTGCGACAACTGCAGTCCCCACAGGACGCACCGGCCCCCGTGTGGGAACTGAACAACAAGGCGTCCGGATACGACTTCGCGCACAGCCACGGCGTTCCCATTCCACGGGTCTATGGTCAGTATGCCGATACCGCCGACATCGATTGGACCGCTGCACCCGCCGAGTTCGTCATCAAGATGACGCAGGGCACCGCTGCGCAGGCAGTCTGGCCGCTGGTGCGGGAGCGCGACGGGTACCGCGACCTCCTCAACGGCGCACCGGACGTCATTTCCCCGGACGATCTCGCCTTGCGAATCGACGCCCTCCACCACGACGAGGACGCCACGATTCTGATGGAGGAACTCCTCCCCGCTCCGGGGAACTCCACCCTCCGGGTTCCACCTGACTACAAGCTGCTCTGCTTCCACGGGGTCGTGGGCTTGATCACGGTGATCGGACGGACGCAGCGGTCCGGTAAACGGCTCGGATCGCGGCACTTTGCAACGGACGGCACCGACCTTGGCAATGCCGTGGTCGACACCCTGACCAACACTCGCTTGCCGCCTCCAGTTCACCTCAAGGAGCTGATCGCTGCCGGCGAGACGCTCTCCGCGGCCATCCACTCACCCTTCGTCCGCGTGGACATGTACGACACAGCGAAGGGCATCTTCTTCGGCGAGATCACTCCGGACCCCGGGGGCAACCACGTGATGCGGGAGGACGTCGACCGGTATCTGGGCAGTCTGTGGGAGAGTGCCCAGCACCAGTTGGAGCAGCAGGCGATCAGCGTCGACATCAGGAAGCCGGTCTACGGACACCACGAGCGTCGATTTCCCGTGGTTCCCTTGCGAGCAGTCCCATGA
- a CDS encoding O-antigen ligase family protein, with product MVGKSARSEGDPWQPILLHLPTPLQRAREDRTPVLLRGGTFTTVGLLVLFLALQFLIPARLVIGGMGAAGRPSVAIGILLAFLWVVSAVRPHRLPRGRQPIRWVIGVFVLTQLIGYVVGFDRLPSQAQASAATRWLIVVAAIAGVTLAVADGVRTRYELDRVLQFLVFLSGLMSLVGVLQFFGVVDLVQYVRIPGLRFNYEVLGVASRGTAGIPRVAGTANHYIEFGVVLALALPVAMHYALFSRPGLQRWWRWVAVVLIALGIPLSVSRSALVTVVVGMGLMAVVWPWRQRYNAFVLAVLATAVFHVLNRGVLGTIKSLFTNVENDPSVTDRIERTARVLELWHQRPVFGWGAGMVTPQEFLLLDNQIYGFLLSGGVLAVLGFAALFLVPYLLGRSTRLRGRDQETRHLGHALAVTMPAAMVASGTFDSFSFATFVGMVCILIGATGALWRLDETSPSRALQVAGPGDRFVTTALMAQVRTRVRQVWKDPHPGRIPGSPRPSTPGDRRRDDDNSLRTVP from the coding sequence GTGGTCGGCAAGAGTGCCCGTTCGGAGGGTGACCCCTGGCAGCCGATCCTGCTGCATCTCCCCACCCCGCTCCAGCGGGCACGGGAGGACCGGACGCCGGTGCTGCTGCGCGGCGGCACCTTCACCACCGTAGGACTTCTCGTCCTCTTCCTCGCACTGCAGTTCCTCATCCCCGCCCGCCTGGTGATCGGTGGCATGGGCGCGGCGGGTCGCCCGTCAGTGGCCATCGGGATCCTGCTCGCCTTCCTGTGGGTCGTCTCGGCGGTCCGTCCCCATCGCCTCCCTCGGGGACGACAGCCGATCCGATGGGTGATCGGAGTCTTCGTCCTCACCCAGCTGATCGGGTACGTGGTGGGCTTCGATCGCCTGCCATCGCAGGCACAGGCAAGCGCAGCGACCCGCTGGCTCATCGTCGTGGCAGCCATCGCCGGTGTGACGCTGGCGGTGGCGGACGGAGTGCGCACGCGGTACGAGTTGGACCGGGTGCTGCAGTTCCTGGTCTTCCTCTCCGGCCTGATGTCCCTCGTGGGTGTACTCCAGTTCTTCGGGGTGGTCGACCTCGTTCAATACGTCCGGATTCCGGGTCTGCGATTCAACTACGAAGTGCTGGGGGTCGCCTCGCGAGGAACCGCAGGTATTCCTCGCGTCGCAGGCACGGCCAATCACTACATCGAGTTCGGCGTCGTCCTGGCGCTCGCGCTGCCTGTGGCCATGCACTATGCCCTCTTCTCACGGCCGGGCCTGCAGCGGTGGTGGCGCTGGGTCGCCGTGGTCCTCATCGCGCTCGGTATCCCGCTCTCGGTTTCCCGGTCGGCCCTGGTGACCGTCGTGGTGGGGATGGGCCTGATGGCGGTTGTCTGGCCCTGGCGGCAGCGCTACAACGCGTTCGTTCTCGCGGTGCTGGCAACCGCGGTCTTCCACGTGCTCAACCGTGGGGTGCTCGGCACGATCAAATCGCTCTTCACGAACGTCGAGAACGACCCGAGCGTCACTGACCGAATCGAACGGACAGCACGGGTGCTGGAGCTGTGGCACCAACGCCCCGTATTCGGATGGGGCGCCGGGATGGTGACCCCGCAGGAATTCCTCCTGCTCGACAACCAGATCTACGGGTTCCTGCTCTCCGGTGGTGTGCTCGCCGTACTCGGCTTCGCGGCCCTTTTTCTTGTCCCATACCTACTCGGTCGCAGCACCCGCCTCCGCGGCCGGGACCAGGAGACCCGGCACCTGGGCCACGCGCTGGCCGTCACCATGCCGGCGGCTATGGTCGCCAGCGGAACCTTCGACTCCTTCTCGTTTGCCACTTTCGTCGGCATGGTGTGCATCCTCATCGGAGCCACCGGGGCTCTGTGGCGGCTCGACGAGACGTCGCCGTCCCGCGCCTTGCAGGTCGCCGGGCCCGGCGACAGGTTCGTCACCACCGCCCTGATGGCACAGGTACGCACACGCGTGCGACAGGTCTGGAAGGACCCGCACCCGGGTAGGATCCCCGGCTCCCCACGTCCGTCGACTCCTGGGGACCGGCGCCGCGACGACGACAATTCGCTGCGCACGGTCCCGTAG
- a CDS encoding glycosyltransferase, which produces MDAAAVGEVDQHQESPVLDCLLVVVSYRSASDVAGLLETVPAAAGDLSWHVVVVNNEPADDLARIVADHPDAELVESGKNVGYAGGINRGLLDAPPTRWTVFLNPDLRLGPGSIARLTEVAGQRDAAVPTIVDGEGVLQCSLRREPTILGSVGDAFFGDRWPGRPPVLGETIRDRATYAHPAVVAWATGALLVVPSAVVRRVGPWDSGHFFLYSEETDYCRRLRSLGVEVRFVPDAVVRHQGAGSGTSDALHALQEVNRVRYFRKWHGRLASAGFAGVVVLNSAIRTHRSQSRAALRALVSSNARASLPGGGR; this is translated from the coding sequence GTGGATGCAGCGGCGGTAGGAGAGGTCGACCAGCACCAGGAGTCGCCCGTGCTCGACTGCCTGCTGGTCGTCGTCTCCTACCGCAGCGCCTCTGACGTCGCCGGCTTGCTGGAGACGGTGCCGGCTGCCGCTGGCGATCTCTCATGGCACGTCGTCGTCGTCAACAACGAACCCGCCGATGACCTCGCACGAATCGTCGCCGACCACCCGGACGCGGAACTCGTGGAGTCGGGGAAGAACGTGGGGTACGCCGGCGGGATCAACCGTGGGCTGCTCGACGCGCCTCCCACCCGGTGGACGGTCTTCCTCAATCCCGACCTGCGTCTCGGACCGGGATCCATCGCCCGGCTGACAGAGGTGGCCGGCCAGAGGGACGCCGCGGTGCCGACGATCGTGGATGGCGAAGGGGTCCTGCAGTGTTCCCTTCGTCGCGAACCAACCATCCTCGGCTCAGTCGGTGACGCGTTCTTCGGTGACCGATGGCCGGGCCGCCCGCCCGTGCTCGGCGAGACCATCCGTGATCGGGCAACGTACGCCCATCCCGCAGTCGTCGCCTGGGCGACGGGAGCACTGCTCGTCGTGCCCAGCGCGGTCGTGAGGAGGGTCGGTCCATGGGACTCGGGGCACTTCTTCCTCTACTCCGAGGAGACCGACTACTGCCGCCGGTTGCGCAGTCTGGGAGTGGAGGTCCGTTTCGTACCGGACGCGGTCGTGCGCCACCAAGGCGCCGGGTCAGGAACCTCGGATGCGCTGCACGCCCTGCAGGAGGTCAATCGCGTCCGCTACTTCCGCAAGTGGCACGGTCGTCTGGCGTCCGCGGGTTTCGCCGGGGTCGTGGTCCTGAACAGCGCGATCCGTACTCATCGATCGCAGAGCCGAGCGGCACTGCGGGCGCTGGTGTCATCGAACGCGCGCGCGTCCCTGCCCGGGGGTGGCAGGTGA
- a CDS encoding glycosyltransferase family 2 protein, with amino-acid sequence MSHRADILMITHRSAGYLHLSLPRLLSTLGEGDRVWLWHNGDDEATLEAIRPFTRDDRVHRFHHSRENVRLREPTCWLWSESSARFVSKVDDDCLVSPGWLDTFAEAHEANPQFGVIGSWRHPPEDSRPELARRKIQTYARGHQLMRNLWVQGSGYLMSRAVVDRAGLLGPDESFTAYCIRTARAGAVNGFYHPFVPEDHMDDPRSPHTLIHTDADLLSRMPLSAEKNGVTTVDAWTDQLRHSAYLLQSASLDPRAYTGWRAKGRSARRRLAHLVGRPVRW; translated from the coding sequence ATGAGTCACCGGGCCGACATCCTCATGATCACCCACCGCAGCGCCGGGTATCTCCACCTGAGCCTGCCCCGCCTGCTGTCCACTCTGGGAGAGGGGGATCGGGTGTGGTTGTGGCACAACGGCGATGACGAGGCCACTCTCGAGGCGATCCGGCCCTTCACACGCGATGACAGGGTGCACCGCTTCCACCACAGCCGGGAGAACGTGCGGCTGCGTGAGCCGACCTGCTGGCTGTGGAGTGAGTCGAGTGCACGCTTCGTCTCCAAGGTCGACGACGACTGCCTCGTCAGTCCCGGCTGGTTGGACACCTTCGCCGAGGCACACGAGGCGAACCCGCAGTTCGGCGTGATCGGCAGCTGGCGTCATCCCCCGGAGGACTCCCGGCCGGAGTTGGCCCGTCGCAAGATCCAGACCTACGCCCGTGGGCACCAGCTCATGCGCAACCTCTGGGTGCAGGGCAGTGGATACCTGATGTCACGGGCGGTCGTGGATCGCGCAGGACTGCTCGGCCCCGACGAGTCCTTCACCGCCTACTGCATCCGCACTGCGCGGGCGGGTGCGGTCAACGGCTTTTACCACCCCTTCGTGCCCGAGGACCACATGGATGATCCGCGCTCGCCGCACACCCTGATCCACACCGATGCGGATCTGTTGTCACGCATGCCCTTGTCCGCCGAGAAGAACGGGGTGACAACGGTGGACGCGTGGACGGACCAGCTGCGGCACAGTGCCTACCTTCTGCAGTCGGCCTCCCTCGACCCGAGGGCCTACACCGGCTGGCGGGCGAAGGGGAGGTCGGCCCGCCGCCGCCTTGCTCACCTGGTGGGTCGACCGGTGCGTTGGTGA
- a CDS encoding aminoglycoside phosphotransferase family protein yields the protein MTVSRAGRPRVRSSTGATISGALAAFGIDPSSIDVVAPLVSGTGRTRGFRVRVDDRDWALKRYTSLSAVEGLRRSHPLELRLAEAGFPVAPLCIAGSGETVVRNGPAWYSLHRWVEGQQVSIGGRDALIRARPHLVRELAVMIATLHMVGSQDLDEGGEGDPDRLLRVPRANVRRIHGSRRRLVSRWQVLRLKPRKSDFDRWALRVLPEVAARAETLAKNSIAHRVPRSETGLIHNDVNWENLILDEGFHVRALLDFDNVVRAPWALEVGAGAVVLVGADPHTVDQFVSGYEATTGAAFDRDLVRLGMELKCVRSIITSVLAYLDGGTDTRLLAPWCHHLHESLQLVQQE from the coding sequence ATGACGGTTTCCCGCGCGGGCAGGCCCCGGGTGCGGTCTTCTACCGGGGCGACGATCTCGGGTGCGCTGGCGGCATTCGGGATCGACCCCTCGTCGATTGATGTGGTCGCCCCGCTGGTGTCGGGAACTGGGCGGACTCGCGGGTTTCGGGTGCGGGTGGACGACCGGGACTGGGCACTGAAGCGATACACGTCGCTGAGTGCGGTCGAAGGATTGCGCAGGTCTCACCCTCTGGAGCTCCGGTTGGCCGAGGCAGGCTTCCCGGTGGCACCACTCTGCATCGCCGGAAGCGGCGAGACCGTGGTCCGCAACGGTCCCGCCTGGTACTCCCTCCACCGTTGGGTCGAGGGACAGCAGGTGTCCATCGGCGGTCGGGACGCCCTGATCAGGGCTCGACCCCACCTCGTGCGCGAATTGGCGGTCATGATCGCGACCCTGCACATGGTCGGCAGCCAGGACCTGGATGAAGGGGGGGAAGGCGACCCCGATCGACTGTTGAGAGTGCCCCGCGCAAATGTGCGCCGAATTCATGGCTCTCGCCGCCGGCTGGTGTCCAGATGGCAAGTGCTGCGCCTGAAGCCCCGAAAGTCCGACTTCGACCGGTGGGCCCTCCGCGTCCTTCCCGAGGTGGCGGCGCGAGCCGAGACGCTCGCCAAGAACTCGATCGCGCACCGCGTGCCGCGGTCGGAAACTGGGCTCATCCACAACGACGTCAACTGGGAGAACCTCATCCTCGACGAGGGCTTCCACGTGCGGGCTCTGCTCGACTTCGACAACGTCGTCCGGGCGCCGTGGGCGCTGGAGGTCGGAGCGGGCGCCGTGGTGCTCGTGGGCGCAGACCCGCACACGGTTGACCAGTTCGTCTCGGGCTACGAGGCGACGACGGGCGCAGCATTCGATCGCGATCTGGTTCGACTGGGCATGGAGCTGAAGTGTGTTCGGTCGATCATCACCTCCGTGCTGGCGTACCTCGATGGAGGCACCGACACCCGACTGTTGGCGCCGTGGTGCCATCACCTGCACGAGTCGCTCCAGTTGGTGCAGCAGGAGTGA
- the asnB gene encoding asparagine synthase (glutamine-hydrolyzing), with amino-acid sequence MCGIAGVLSFDNTPEIDMIRRMLSRLSHRGPDGSGIYRDAHVALGQTRLAIVDVVGGTQPMSNEDGSVWITFNGEIFNHVELRSELAALGHRFRSHSDTEVIVHAWEQWQEGCFARFNGQWALAIWERDRQRLILSRDRLGVRPLYLFRDRGRIVFASEVKAIFADPGVPRSFDRVGLAETMTFWSTIAPRTVFVGIEQLPPGHLAVITRESYDVRAFWRPEFPPLGQEEQQDLERNADDVRERLIEAVRLRFLRSDVPVAAYLSGGIDSAVIAAVISRYTDVPLHTFSLRFSDVDFDEGPFQRRMAERLGTEHHEVTVCAGDIGAAFPEVVRHAETPLLRAAPAPMLLLSALAREHGYKVVVTGEGADEVFAGYDIFREGRLREFVARDPDSAVRASALDLLYPWMARAPGQAPAFAREFFGRNLSADDPAMSHRPRWDSTASLLALTTPHADWPTDVTGGLVAAMPAQNSAWDPLSRAQWLEMTTLLPGYILASQGDRMLMANSVEGRFPFLDRDVVDLANRLPSRHKLLGMDEKHVLKRAFWDLLPESILTRPKQPYRSPDASAFFGNESAPWVDEVMAPDEVAAAGIFEPAAAASLMRKCRRKGGARMGNTDNMRTLAMISTQLVYRQFILGDGSSGAAQPLAEPLTVIDRAAHS; translated from the coding sequence ATGTGCGGAATCGCCGGGGTCCTCTCCTTCGACAACACACCGGAGATCGACATGATCAGGCGCATGCTGTCCAGACTGTCGCACCGCGGGCCGGATGGCAGCGGTATCTACCGGGACGCACACGTCGCCCTGGGTCAGACACGGTTGGCCATCGTCGACGTGGTCGGTGGTACCCAGCCGATGAGCAACGAGGACGGCTCGGTGTGGATCACCTTCAATGGGGAGATCTTCAATCACGTCGAGCTGAGGAGCGAACTCGCGGCCCTTGGGCACCGATTCCGCAGTCACAGCGACACCGAGGTCATCGTGCACGCGTGGGAGCAGTGGCAGGAAGGGTGCTTCGCACGGTTCAACGGCCAGTGGGCCCTGGCGATCTGGGAACGGGATCGGCAACGCCTGATTCTCTCCCGGGACAGGTTGGGCGTGCGTCCTCTTTACCTGTTCCGCGATCGGGGCCGGATCGTCTTCGCCTCGGAGGTCAAGGCGATCTTCGCCGATCCGGGGGTGCCCCGCTCCTTCGACCGTGTCGGTCTGGCCGAGACCATGACCTTCTGGAGCACGATCGCGCCCCGGACGGTTTTCGTAGGGATCGAGCAGCTGCCACCCGGCCATCTGGCCGTCATCACGCGGGAGTCGTACGACGTCCGCGCCTTCTGGCGTCCGGAGTTCCCGCCGCTTGGGCAGGAAGAGCAACAGGACCTGGAGCGCAACGCCGACGACGTGCGCGAGCGGCTCATCGAGGCCGTGCGTCTGCGGTTCCTACGCAGTGATGTCCCCGTCGCTGCCTACCTCTCCGGGGGCATCGACTCGGCCGTCATCGCGGCCGTCATCTCCCGCTACACCGACGTGCCGCTGCACACATTCTCGTTGCGGTTTTCTGACGTCGACTTCGACGAGGGGCCTTTCCAACGCAGGATGGCCGAGCGTCTGGGGACCGAGCACCACGAGGTCACTGTCTGCGCGGGCGATATCGGCGCGGCCTTCCCCGAGGTGGTGCGACACGCGGAGACTCCGCTCCTGCGAGCGGCCCCCGCCCCAATGCTGCTGCTGTCCGCGCTCGCCCGCGAGCACGGCTACAAGGTCGTGGTCACCGGGGAGGGCGCCGACGAGGTCTTCGCCGGGTACGACATCTTTCGCGAAGGGCGACTGCGCGAGTTTGTCGCCCGCGACCCCGACTCTGCAGTGCGCGCAAGCGCTCTGGACCTGCTGTACCCGTGGATGGCCCGCGCGCCGGGGCAAGCCCCCGCCTTCGCCCGCGAGTTCTTCGGCCGCAACCTTTCGGCCGATGACCCCGCGATGTCTCACCGACCACGCTGGGACAGCACGGCATCACTGCTGGCTCTGACCACACCGCACGCAGACTGGCCGACCGACGTCACCGGAGGCCTCGTGGCCGCGATGCCCGCCCAGAACAGCGCTTGGGACCCACTGAGCCGGGCCCAGTGGCTGGAGATGACCACCCTCCTCCCCGGCTACATCCTTGCCTCGCAAGGTGATCGGATGCTCATGGCCAACTCGGTGGAGGGGCGCTTCCCGTTCCTGGACCGGGACGTCGTCGACCTGGCAAATCGTCTGCCCAGCCGGCACAAGCTGCTCGGGATGGACGAGAAGCACGTCCTGAAGAGGGCCTTCTGGGACCTGCTGCCGGAGTCCATCCTGACCAGGCCGAAACAGCCCTACCGGTCCCCGGATGCGTCCGCCTTCTTCGGCAATGAGTCGGCGCCGTGGGTTGATGAGGTGATGGCCCCCGACGAAGTGGCTGCAGCCGGTATTTTCGAGCCCGCAGCCGCGGCCTCACTCATGAGGAAGTGCCGGAGGAAGGGTGGAGCGCGTATGGGAAACACAGACAACATGAGAACTTTGGCCATGATTTCCACCCAGCTCGTGTATCGCCAGTTCATCCTTGGTGACGGATCATCAGGGGCCGCCCAACCACTGGCGGAACCACTGACGGTGATCGATCGAGCAGCGCACAGTTAG
- a CDS encoding class I SAM-dependent methyltransferase — protein MEGMPGRAVRTARAFAAAVHRPPYVMPGHYYSPTTSLTDRERAVAWRTAPVVGVDLNETGQERLARRLAPLMVQLPEDRWEPNGMYGRADAAVLHGMLRHHEPKHLLEVGSGYSTAVALDVVDRYLPDLRITCVEPNPDRLRTRLRPGDEVVVIDEPVQDVPIEIFAQLGAGDILFIDSTHVLKSGSDVAWLYLHVLPTLSSGVVVHVHDVHWPFEYPERWIREGRDWTEAYLLRAFLTHNDAWQILLMTSWVWGKRPALVPESLRHQPTGSLWMQRR, from the coding sequence ATGGAGGGGATGCCCGGTCGCGCCGTACGCACCGCGCGCGCCTTTGCGGCGGCGGTGCACAGGCCTCCCTATGTGATGCCGGGCCACTACTACTCCCCCACCACGTCGCTCACCGACCGCGAACGCGCCGTCGCGTGGCGGACGGCGCCGGTGGTCGGGGTGGACCTCAACGAGACCGGACAAGAGCGGCTGGCCCGCCGCCTCGCGCCGCTCATGGTCCAGCTGCCCGAGGACCGGTGGGAGCCCAACGGGATGTACGGTCGCGCCGACGCTGCAGTTCTTCACGGCATGCTCCGTCACCACGAGCCGAAGCACCTGCTCGAGGTCGGGTCCGGCTACTCGACCGCCGTCGCGCTGGACGTCGTGGACAGATATCTGCCAGACCTACGGATCACCTGCGTGGAGCCGAACCCGGACCGGTTGCGAACTCGGCTGCGTCCCGGGGACGAGGTGGTCGTCATCGACGAGCCAGTGCAGGATGTACCGATCGAGATCTTTGCCCAGCTCGGGGCCGGGGACATCCTCTTCATCGACTCCACGCACGTGCTGAAGTCCGGGTCCGACGTGGCGTGGCTGTACCTGCACGTCCTGCCCACCCTCTCTTCGGGTGTCGTCGTGCACGTTCACGACGTCCACTGGCCGTTCGAGTACCCCGAACGCTGGATCCGCGAGGGGCGCGACTGGACGGAGGCCTACCTGCTAAGAGCCTTCCTCACCCACAACGATGCGTGGCAGATTCTCCTGATGACGTCATGGGTGTGGGGGAAGCGTCCGGCTCTCGTGCCCGAGTCGCTGCGTCACCAGCCCACGGGGTCGCTGTGGATGCAGCGGCGGTAG
- the nadE gene encoding NAD(+) synthase — translation MSTAFGPHTLRIDLPAMTDQIGARIRDHLRRTRKKGVVVALSGGIDSSVVAALAVEAVGADRVFGIHMPEKESSPETLSISTSLSEALEIDSSTEDITPVLAAFGAYRRRDDAIRLVCPEYGPGYLSKIVLPSVVDSDSYRLFSVVVVDPHGERQQYRLTPEAYLSIVAATNFKQRARKTLEYFHADRLNYVVGGTPNRLEFDQGFFVKLGDGAADIKPIAHLYKCQVYALAEHLGVPEQIRTRPSTTDTYSLPQSQEEFYFSLPHERMDLCLYGKNNDVPKEEVAAASGLTMEQLDRVYRDIDQKRRATEYLHMAPELAGDVPEV, via the coding sequence ATGTCAACTGCATTCGGGCCACACACACTGCGGATCGACCTTCCCGCCATGACGGACCAGATTGGGGCCCGCATCCGGGACCACCTCAGACGAACCCGGAAGAAGGGAGTCGTCGTGGCCCTCTCCGGGGGCATCGACTCCAGCGTGGTCGCAGCGCTGGCTGTCGAGGCCGTCGGCGCCGACCGCGTCTTCGGGATCCACATGCCCGAGAAGGAGTCGTCACCCGAGACGCTGAGCATCAGCACCAGCCTCTCCGAGGCCCTCGAGATCGACTCTTCGACGGAGGACATCACTCCAGTCCTGGCGGCGTTCGGTGCCTACCGACGCAGAGATGACGCCATCCGACTCGTCTGCCCCGAGTATGGCCCGGGATACTTGTCCAAGATCGTGCTCCCGTCAGTGGTCGACTCCGACAGCTACCGGCTCTTCTCGGTGGTGGTCGTGGACCCACACGGGGAGCGACAGCAGTACCGCCTCACTCCTGAGGCGTACCTGAGCATCGTGGCCGCGACCAACTTCAAGCAGCGCGCGCGGAAGACCCTCGAGTACTTCCACGCCGATCGGCTGAATTACGTCGTCGGGGGCACGCCCAACCGCCTCGAGTTCGACCAGGGCTTCTTCGTCAAGCTCGGCGACGGCGCCGCAGACATCAAACCGATCGCACATCTCTACAAGTGCCAGGTGTACGCGCTCGCCGAGCACCTCGGCGTCCCCGAGCAGATCCGCACCCGACCGTCCACGACGGACACGTACTCCCTCCCCCAGTCGCAGGAGGAATTCTACTTCTCCCTCCCGCACGAGCGCATGGACCTGTGCCTTTACGGCAAGAACAATGACGTACCGAAGGAGGAGGTCGCGGCGGCCAGCGGGCTGACGATGGAGCAACTTGATCGCGTCTACCGCGACATCGACCAGAAGCGCCGAGCAACCGAGTACCTCCACATGGCGCCGGAGCTGGCCGGGGACGTCCCGGAGGTATGA